One Campylobacter sputorum subsp. sputorum DNA segment encodes these proteins:
- the rpsC gene encoding 30S ribosomal protein S3, with protein sequence MGQKVNPIGLRLGINRNWESRWFPSKASLPENISEDYQIRKFLKKELYYAGISQILIERTAKKLRVTIVAAKPGIIIGKKGSDVVKLGEKVKQLINKDVNINIKEEHKAGASAQLAAENVAMQLERRVAFRRAMKKVIQNAQKSGAKGIKISVAGRLGGAEMARTEWYLEGRVPLHTLRARIDYGFAEAHTTYGNIGIKVWIFKGEVLQKGIQAEKREESAPKKTRRSRRSK encoded by the coding sequence ATGGGACAAAAAGTTAATCCAATAGGACTAAGATTAGGAATTAACAGAAACTGGGAATCAAGATGGTTTCCATCAAAAGCATCTTTACCTGAGAATATTTCAGAAGATTATCAAATAAGAAAATTCCTAAAAAAAGAGCTTTATTATGCTGGTATAAGTCAAATTCTAATAGAAAGAACAGCTAAAAAGCTTCGTGTTACTATAGTTGCAGCAAAACCAGGGATAATAATAGGCAAAAAAGGAAGCGATGTTGTTAAACTTGGAGAAAAAGTAAAACAACTTATAAATAAAGATGTAAATATAAATATAAAAGAAGAACATAAGGCTGGTGCTTCAGCTCAACTTGCTGCAGAAAATGTTGCTATGCAACTTGAGCGTCGTGTTGCTTTTAGAAGAGCTATGAAAAAAGTTATACAAAATGCACAAAAATCAGGTGCAAAAGGTATAAAAATTTCAGTTGCTGGTCGTTTAGGCGGTGCTGAGATGGCCAGAACTGAGTGGTATTTAGAAGGTCGTGTTCCACTTCATACTCTAAGAGCTAGGATAGATTATGGATTTGCTGAAGCTCATACAACTTATGGAAATATAGGTATAAAAGTGTGGATATTTAAAGGTGAAGTTCTTCAAAAAGGTATTCAAGCTGAAAAAAGAGAAGAATCTGCTCCTAAGAAAACACGCAGATCTAGAAGGAGTAAATAG
- the rplP gene encoding 50S ribosomal protein L16: protein MLMPKRTKFRKMMKGRNRGYATRGTQLATGDFALKAVEAGRINSRQIEAARIAMTRFVKRQAKIWIRVFPDKPITKKPLETRMGKGKGGVEEWVMNIKPGRIIFEMAGVDEATAREALALSKSKLPFKTKFVNRESENELY from the coding sequence ATGTTGATGCCAAAAAGAACAAAATTTCGTAAAATGATGAAAGGTCGCAATCGTGGTTATGCTACTCGTGGAACTCAACTTGCAACTGGGGATTTTGCCCTAAAAGCTGTTGAAGCTGGTAGAATCAACTCAAGACAAATTGAAGCTGCGCGTATTGCTATGACCCGTTTTGTTAAAAGACAAGCAAAAATCTGGATAAGAGTATTTCCTGATAAACCAATAACTAAAAAACCTTTAGAAACTCGTATGGGTAAAGGTAAAGGTGGAGTTGAAGAGTGGGTAATGAACATTAAACCCGGTAGAATCATATTTGAGATGGCAGGTGTTGATGAGGCTACTGCAAGAGAAGCTTTAGCACTTTCTAAAAGTAAATTACCTTTTAAAACTAAGTTCGTAAACAGGGAAAGTGAAAATGAATTATACTGA
- the map gene encoding type I methionyl aminopeptidase, with the protein MAISLKNAKDLEGLRVANKIVAQALDYAGEFLRPGITLLEVDKLIDDFITSKGAYPAFKGLYDFPNAACLSLNEVVIHGIPDNTILKEGDILGVDIGSKINGYYGDSARTYPIGKISKQDEDLINCSKDALYFAIDNIKVGMHFKELSHKIEEFILKRGFVPLKGFCGHGIGKRPHEEPEIPNYLEGNNPKSGPKIKNGMVFCIEPMICQKDGTPVIGSDNWRVTSKDGLRTSHYEHCLAIINNKVEILSKI; encoded by the coding sequence ATGGCAATTTCTTTAAAAAATGCCAAAGATTTAGAAGGGCTTAGGGTTGCAAATAAGATTGTAGCACAAGCTCTTGATTATGCCGGAGAGTTTTTACGACCCGGTATAACCTTGCTTGAAGTTGATAAACTAATAGATGATTTTATAACCTCAAAAGGTGCTTATCCTGCATTTAAAGGACTTTATGATTTTCCAAATGCAGCTTGCCTTTCTTTAAATGAAGTTGTGATTCATGGTATCCCAGATAATACTATTTTAAAAGAAGGCGATATACTTGGCGTTGATATAGGCAGTAAAATAAACGGTTATTATGGAGATAGTGCTAGAACATACCCAATAGGAAAAATTTCAAAACAAGATGAAGATCTTATAAACTGCTCTAAAGATGCACTTTATTTTGCTATTGATAATATAAAAGTGGGAATGCATTTTAAAGAACTTAGCCATAAGATAGAAGAGTTCATACTAAAAAGAGGTTTTGTACCTTTAAAAGGATTTTGTGGTCATGGTATAGGAAAAAGACCCCATGAAGAGCCAGAAATTCCAAATTATTTAGAGGGAAACAATCCAAAATCTGGACCAAAGATAAAAAATGGTATGGTATTTTGTATAGAGCCTATGATATGTCAAAAAGATGGAACTCCTGTTATTGGAAGTGATAATTGGAGAGTTACTAGTAAAGATGGGCTTAGAACTAGCCATTATGAGCATTGCCTAGCTATTATTAATAATAAAGTAGAAATTTTAAGTAAAATTTGA
- the rpsE gene encoding 30S ribosomal protein S5 encodes MEKYNKEEFSEVIVDIGRVTKVVKGGRRFRFTALVVVGNKNGLVGFGFGKAKEVPDAIRKAVDDAFKNIIKVNIKGTTIAHDIEVKYNASKILLKPASEGTGVIAGGSTRPIIELAGIKDILTKSLGSNNSANVVRATIKALSMLKN; translated from the coding sequence ATGGAAAAATATAATAAAGAAGAATTTAGCGAAGTAATAGTTGATATTGGTCGTGTTACAAAAGTTGTTAAAGGCGGTAGAAGATTTAGATTTACAGCTCTTGTTGTTGTAGGAAACAAGAATGGTCTTGTTGGTTTTGGATTTGGTAAAGCAAAAGAAGTTCCAGACGCTATAAGAAAAGCTGTTGATGATGCTTTTAAAAATATTATAAAAGTAAATATCAAAGGTACAACTATAGCTCACGATATAGAAGTTAAATACAATGCTAGTAAAATTTTACTAAAACCTGCTAGCGAAGGTACTGGTGTTATAGCCGGTGGTTCAACTCGTCCTATTATAGAGCTTGCCGGTATTAAAGATATCCTTACAAAATCACTTGGTTCAAATAACTCAGCTAATGTTGTAAGAGCTACCATAAAAGCATTAAGTATGCTTAAAAACTAA
- the rplR gene encoding 50S ribosomal protein L18: MEVNVLKRKISLRAKRKKSIRSKISGTNECPRVSIFKSNRTVYVQAIDDVKAVTIASCSGKKLGIKANIEGAKTLAKEFANELKKSNINKVVFDRNGYLYHGVVAAFGDCLRENGIEL; the protein is encoded by the coding sequence ATGGAAGTAAATGTATTAAAAAGAAAAATAAGCTTAAGAGCTAAGAGAAAAAAAAGTATTAGATCTAAAATTTCAGGAACAAACGAATGCCCAAGAGTTTCTATTTTTAAATCAAATAGAACAGTTTATGTTCAAGCTATAGATGATGTTAAGGCTGTAACTATTGCTAGTTGTAGTGGCAAAAAACTTGGTATAAAAGCAAATATAGAAGGTGCAAAAACACTTGCTAAAGAATTTGCTAATGAGTTAAAAAAATCAAATATAAACAAGGTTGTTTTTGATAGAAACGGTTATTTGTATCACGGTGTCGTAGCGGCTTTTGGCGATTGCCTTAGAGAAAACGGCATAGAACTATAA
- a CDS encoding NuoB/complex I 20 kDa subunit family protein, with amino-acid sequence MAFHQVDYAKNGGLPIVLTTVDKLIQWGRSNSLWAVSYGLACCAIEMMATGASRYDFDRFGTIFRGSVRQSEVMIIAGTLCKKHAKFTKRIYDMMPEPKWVISMGSCANTGGMFNTYSVVQGCDRIIPVDIYIPGCAPRPETLQFALMILQKKIRKETPRRAQIPKRLV; translated from the coding sequence ATGGCATTCCATCAAGTAGATTATGCAAAAAATGGTGGCTTGCCAATAGTATTGACTACTGTTGATAAGCTAATTCAGTGGGGAAGAAGTAACTCACTTTGGGCTGTTAGTTATGGTTTAGCATGCTGTGCTATCGAAATGATGGCAACTGGTGCTTCAAGGTATGATTTTGATAGATTTGGAACTATTTTTAGGGGTTCTGTTAGGCAAAGCGAAGTTATGATAATAGCGGGAACGCTTTGTAAAAAACATGCCAAATTTACAAAAAGAATTTACGATATGATGCCTGAACCAAAATGGGTTATAAGTATGGGAAGTTGTGCAAATACTGGCGGTATGTTTAATACATACTCTGTTGTTCAAGGCTGTGATAGGATAATCCCTGTTGATATTTATATACCAGGTTGTGCCCCTCGTCCGGAAACACTGCAATTTGCTCTTATGATACTTCAAAAAAAGATTAGAAAAGAGACTCCAAGAAGAGCTCAAATTCCAAAAAGGCTTGTTTAA
- the rplB gene encoding 50S ribosomal protein L2, with the protein MAIKTYKPYTPSRRFMTGLKNDDITAKPSVRSLLVKIPATAGRNHNGRITSRHKEAGAKKLYRIIDFKRRKFGIEGVVEAIEYDPNRNCRIALISYKDGEKRYIIKPNGLNVGDVVASAESGLDIKPGNAMKLKSIPIGTIIHNIELKPGKGAQMARSAGGYAQLMGKEDKYVVLRLPSGEMRQVLAECMATVGVVGNEDWSNISIGKAGRNRHRGIRPQTRGSAMNPVDHPHGGGEGKKNSGRNPVTPWGQPTKGYKTRRKKASDKLIISRKKGK; encoded by the coding sequence ATGGCTATAAAAACATATAAACCTTATACTCCAAGTCGTAGATTTATGACAGGACTTAAAAATGATGATATAACAGCTAAACCTAGTGTTAGATCTTTGCTTGTTAAAATACCTGCAACAGCTGGTAGAAATCATAATGGTAGAATAACATCTCGCCATAAAGAAGCAGGTGCTAAAAAACTTTATCGTATAATAGACTTTAAGCGTCGTAAATTTGGTATAGAGGGCGTAGTTGAGGCTATTGAATATGATCCAAATAGAAATTGTAGAATAGCGCTTATTAGCTATAAAGATGGCGAAAAAAGATATATTATTAAACCAAATGGATTAAATGTTGGAGATGTAGTTGCTTCTGCGGAATCTGGATTAGATATAAAACCGGGCAATGCTATGAAGTTAAAAAGCATTCCAATTGGTACAATTATCCACAATATAGAGCTAAAACCTGGCAAAGGTGCCCAAATGGCAAGAAGTGCTGGTGGTTATGCGCAACTTATGGGTAAAGAAGATAAATATGTAGTTCTTAGATTACCAAGTGGTGAAATGAGACAAGTTTTAGCAGAGTGTATGGCAACTGTAGGCGTTGTTGGTAATGAAGATTGGTCAAATATATCTATAGGTAAAGCAGGTAGAAATCGTCATAGAGGAATTCGCCCTCAAACTAGAGGTTCAGCTATGAACCCAGTAGATCACCCACATGGTGGTGGCGAAGGTAAGAAAAATTCTGGTAGAAATCCTGTTACACCTTGGGGTCAACCAACTAAAGGTTACAAAACAAGACGCAAAAAAGCAAGTGATAAGCTTATAATTTCAAGAAAGAAAGGAAAATAA
- the rplX gene encoding 50S ribosomal protein L24, with the protein MMAKFKIKKGDEVKIIAGDDKGKTGKVLSVLPKKNQVIVEGCKVAKKAVKPSEKFQNGGFINKEMPMDISNVAKVEG; encoded by the coding sequence ATAATGGCTAAATTTAAAATTAAAAAAGGTGATGAAGTTAAAATTATAGCTGGTGATGACAAAGGAAAAACTGGTAAAGTTTTATCTGTTCTTCCTAAAAAAAATCAAGTTATAGTTGAGGGCTGCAAAGTAGCTAAAAAGGCTGTTAAGCCAAGTGAAAAATTCCAAAATGGTGGATTTATAAATAAAGAAATGCCTATGGATATTTCAAATGTAGCGAAAGTTGAAGGATAA
- the rpmC gene encoding 50S ribosomal protein L29 — translation MNYTELKDKSVSELNTMLVEKKKLLFVLRQKLKTMQLNNPKEISLLKKDIARINTAINAIK, via the coding sequence ATGAATTATACTGAGTTAAAAGATAAAAGTGTTAGCGAACTTAACACTATGTTGGTAGAAAAGAAAAAGTTGCTTTTTGTTTTAAGACAAAAGTTAAAAACTATGCAGTTAAATAACCCTAAAGAGATTAGTCTTTTGAAAAAAGATATCGCTAGAATCAATACTGCAATCAACGCGATTAAATAA
- the rplE gene encoding 50S ribosomal protein L5, whose translation MARLREKYNSSIKNELAKEFDIKNPMLIPSLEKIVISVGVGDSSKDQKVLQNMADTISLIAGQKSVVTNAKKSVAGFKVREGFPVGIKVTLRKDRMYAFLDKLISIALPRVKDFRGLPKNGFDGRGNYNFGLNEQLMFPEVEYDKILKTHGMNIALVTTAKNDKEAFKMLELFGLPFAKGK comes from the coding sequence ATGGCAAGATTAAGAGAAAAATATAACTCATCTATAAAAAATGAATTAGCAAAAGAATTTGATATAAAAAATCCTATGCTAATACCATCTCTTGAAAAGATTGTTATAAGTGTTGGTGTTGGTGATAGCAGTAAAGATCAAAAAGTGCTTCAAAATATGGCAGATACTATATCTTTAATAGCTGGACAAAAATCAGTTGTAACAAATGCTAAGAAATCAGTTGCTGGTTTTAAAGTAAGAGAAGGTTTTCCAGTAGGTATCAAAGTTACTCTTAGAAAAGATAGAATGTATGCTTTTTTAGATAAATTAATTAGCATTGCTCTTCCAAGAGTAAAAGATTTTCGCGGTCTTCCTAAAAATGGTTTTGATGGAAGAGGAAACTATAACTTTGGTTTAAATGAGCAATTAATGTTTCCAGAAGTTGAGTATGATAAAATTTTAAAAACTCACGGTATGAACATCGCTTTAGTTACAACAGCTAAAAATGATAAAGAGGCTTTCAAAATGCTTGAGCTTTTTGGTTTGCCTTTTGCAAAAGGAAAATAA
- a CDS encoding NAD(P)H-quinone oxidoreductase subunit 3 produces MQHILSDHPYFGAFFMMILSFFIFGLIIYLSSLVGKKFSNTSNEKLKTAIYESGPEAIKQPNRININFYLFGLLFILFDVEIIFMFPWAVNFKTLGMFGLIEMIMFLLFIFLGFMYAWSKGAFKWHSIK; encoded by the coding sequence ATGCAACATATCTTAAGTGATCATCCGTATTTTGGCGCTTTTTTTATGATGATACTTTCTTTTTTCATATTTGGACTTATAATTTATCTATCCTCTTTAGTAGGTAAAAAATTCTCAAATACAAGCAATGAAAAACTAAAAACAGCTATCTATGAATCTGGACCTGAGGCTATAAAACAGCCAAATAGAATAAATATAAATTTTTATTTATTTGGACTTCTTTTTATACTATTTGATGTTGAGATTATTTTTATGTTTCCTTGGGCTGTAAATTTCAAAACTTTGGGAATGTTTGGACTTATAGAAATGATTATGTTTTTATTGTTTATTTTTTTAGGTTTTATGTATGCTTGGAGCAAAGGAGCGTTTAAATGGCATTCCATCAAGTAG
- the rplN gene encoding 50S ribosomal protein L14: MIQSFTRLAVADNSGAKELMCIKVLGGSKRRYATIGDIIVCSVKKALPNGKVKRGQVVKAVIVRTKKEIQRDNGSLIRFDENAAVILDAKKEPVGTRIFGPIGREVRYGGFMKIVSLAPEVL, encoded by the coding sequence ATGATTCAAAGTTTTACAAGACTTGCAGTTGCAGATAATAGTGGTGCAAAAGAGCTTATGTGTATCAAAGTTTTAGGTGGCTCAAAAAGACGATATGCAACTATAGGCGACATCATAGTTTGCTCAGTAAAAAAAGCTCTTCCAAATGGTAAAGTAAAAAGAGGTCAGGTTGTAAAAGCGGTTATTGTTAGAACTAAAAAAGAGATTCAAAGAGATAATGGCTCTCTTATTAGATTTGATGAAAATGCCGCTGTTATATTAGATGCTAAAAAAGAGCCAGTTGGAACTCGTATTTTTGGTCCTATTGGTAGAGAAGTAAGATATGGTGGATTTATGAAAATAGTTTCACTAGCTCCGGAGGTTCTATAA
- the rpsQ gene encoding 30S ribosomal protein S17, which yields MALKREIQGVVVQKSGDKTASVLVERRVMHPRYRKIVKKFKKYLIHDEKNETKAGDTVVAIECRPLSKTKSFRLKSVLAKGVE from the coding sequence ATGGCATTAAAAAGAGAAATTCAAGGCGTTGTAGTTCAAAAATCTGGAGATAAAACAGCTAGCGTTCTTGTTGAAAGACGTGTTATGCATCCTAGATATAGAAAAATTGTTAAGAAATTTAAAAAATATCTAATTCATGATGAAAAAAATGAGACAAAAGCTGGTGATACAGTTGTTGCTATAGAGTGTAGACCACTTAGTAAAACAAAATCATTTAGACTTAAATCTGTCCTTGCAAAAGGAGTAGAATAA
- the rpsS gene encoding 30S ribosomal protein S19, which translates to MARSLKKGPFVDDHVMKKVVAAKKANDNKPIKTWSRRSTIVPDMIGLTFNVHNGKSFIPVYVTENHIGYKLGEFAPTRTFKGHKGSVQKKIGK; encoded by the coding sequence ATGGCACGATCACTTAAAAAAGGTCCTTTCGTAGATGATCATGTAATGAAAAAAGTTGTAGCTGCAAAAAAAGCAAATGACAACAAACCTATAAAAACTTGGTCAAGACGCAGTACGATTGTGCCTGATATGATCGGACTTACATTTAATGTCCATAATGGTAAAAGTTTTATTCCTGTGTATGTAACAGAAAATCACATAGGTTATAAATTAGGTGAGTTTGCTCCAACTAGAACATTTAAAGGCCATAAAGGCTCTGTTCAAAAGAAAATAGGCAAGTAG
- a CDS encoding type Z 30S ribosomal protein S14, which translates to MAKKSMIAKAARKPKFKVRGYTRCKICGRPHSVYKDFGICRVCLRKMANEGLIPGLKKASW; encoded by the coding sequence ATGGCTAAAAAATCTATGATAGCAAAAGCAGCACGCAAACCTAAATTTAAGGTTCGTGGTTATACAAGATGTAAAATTTGCGGTAGACCACATTCTGTTTATAAAGATTTTGGAATTTGTAGAGTTTGCTTGAGAAAAATGGCAAATGAGGGGTTAATCCCTGGTCTAAAAAAAGCAAGTTGGTAA
- the rplO gene encoding 50S ribosomal protein L15 — translation MGLENLQKAQGSTHKTKRIGRGQGSGWGKTATKGGKGQTARKGYNEKRGFEGGQQPLQRRLPKVGFVSKFEKPYVINVEKITAIKELNEITVESIKNVHKLSKSVTKIKLIGSSAKDLATKIKDDNISVSGQK, via the coding sequence ATGGGATTAGAAAATTTACAAAAAGCACAGGGTTCAACTCATAAAACTAAAAGAATTGGTCGTGGACAAGGTAGTGGTTGGGGAAAAACAGCTACAAAAGGTGGTAAAGGTCAAACAGCTAGAAAAGGTTACAATGAAAAAAGAGGTTTTGAGGGTGGTCAACAACCGCTTCAAAGAAGACTTCCAAAAGTTGGATTTGTTTCTAAATTTGAAAAACCTTATGTTATTAATGTAGAAAAAATAACAGCCATCAAAGAATTAAATGAGATAACAGTTGAGAGTATAAAAAATGTTCATAAACTTTCAAAAAGCGTTACTAAAATAAAACTAATAGGATCAAGTGCTAAAGATTTAGCAACTAAAATAAAAGACGACAATATTAGCGTTAGTGGACAAAAATAA
- the rpsH gene encoding 30S ribosomal protein S8 gives MLNDLISDGLTRIRNAYMRKLDTAKLLHSNVVEAVLTILVEEKYVENYNIVEEDKKKFINVVLRYDENGKPAINEIKRVSKPGRRVYKGRDDIKRFKNGYGISIISTSKGVLSNKKAHSSGVGGEVLCTVW, from the coding sequence ATGTTAAATGATTTAATTTCAGACGGACTAACTCGCATTAGAAACGCATATATGAGAAAACTTGATACTGCAAAATTACTTCATTCAAATGTTGTAGAAGCAGTTTTAACAATCTTGGTAGAAGAGAAATATGTTGAAAACTACAATATAGTTGAAGAAGATAAAAAGAAATTTATCAATGTAGTTTTGCGATATGATGAAAATGGCAAACCTGCTATAAATGAAATAAAAAGGGTTTCAAAACCGGGTAGAAGAGTTTATAAAGGCAGGGATGATATAAAAAGATTTAAAAATGGTTATGGAATTAGCATCATCAGTACTAGTAAAGGTGTTTTAAGTAATAAAAAAGCACACTCATCTGGTGTTGGTGGTGAAGTTTTGTGCACTGTTTGGTAA
- the rplF gene encoding 50S ribosomal protein L6, translating to MSRIGKQPISIPSGVDVSVKDSVVVFKKGNTTKELDTKGHVCIKVEDGKLVFASKSDERQDRAYWGTYRALANNVIIGLTSGFEKKLEINGVGYKAAVKGKVLELNLGFSHVINYQLPEGIEASVDKNVITIKGVDKQVVGQVAAQVRGFRPPEPYKGKGVKYAEERIIRKAGKTAKK from the coding sequence ATGTCTCGTATAGGTAAGCAACCTATCTCAATTCCAAGTGGAGTTGATGTTAGTGTAAAAGATAGTGTAGTAGTATTTAAAAAAGGTAATACTACAAAAGAACTTGACACAAAAGGTCATGTTTGTATTAAAGTCGAAGATGGAAAATTAGTTTTTGCTTCAAAAAGCGATGAAAGACAAGATAGAGCATATTGGGGAACTTATAGAGCTCTTGCAAACAATGTTATAATCGGACTTACAAGTGGTTTTGAAAAAAAACTAGAGATAAATGGTGTTGGTTATAAAGCTGCTGTTAAAGGTAAAGTTTTAGAACTAAATTTAGGTTTTTCGCATGTAATAAACTATCAATTGCCAGAAGGTATTGAAGCTAGTGTTGATAAAAATGTTATCACTATTAAAGGTGTTGATAAACAAGTTGTTGGTCAGGTAGCAGCACAAGTTAGAGGATTTAGACCTCCTGAGCCATACAAAGGCAAGGGCGTTAAATATGCTGAAGAGCGTATTATTAGAAAAGCCGGCAAAACAGCTAAGAAGTAG
- the secY gene encoding preprotein translocase subunit SecY — translation MNKTLTNRILITLAFLFAYRILAYVPVPGVNADVIKEFFDSNANNALGMFNMFSGKAAERLSVISLGIMPYITASIVMELLAATFPNLGKMKKERDGMQKYMQIIRYVTIFITIIQAVGVSIGLNSMPSRSGASAIMIDNLNLFIVISAISMLCGTMLLMWIGERITQSGIGNGISLIIFAGIVSGIPTAIKGTIDLVNNGALNFLVVLAILVIIIFTVGFILYIELGERRIPISYSRKVIMQNQHKRIMNYIPIKINLSGVIPPIFASAVLMFPGTIFQASTNPYLQKINDFLNPSGYFFHILTFLFIIFFAYFYASITFNSKDISENLKRQGGFIPGVRPGESTAKYLNEVASRLTFTGSIYLGLISTIPWLLVKFMGVPFYFGGTSVLIVVQVALDTMRKIEAQRYMNKYQTLSAVGL, via the coding sequence ATGAATAAGACATTGACCAACAGGATTTTGATCACGTTGGCATTTTTGTTTGCTTATAGGATACTGGCTTATGTGCCAGTTCCTGGCGTTAATGCTGATGTTATCAAAGAATTTTTCGATTCAAACGCTAATAATGCCCTTGGTATGTTTAATATGTTTAGCGGAAAAGCCGCTGAAAGACTTAGTGTAATATCTCTTGGAATAATGCCATATATCACGGCATCTATCGTTATGGAGCTTCTTGCTGCAACTTTCCCAAATTTAGGCAAAATGAAAAAAGAACGCGACGGTATGCAAAAATATATGCAAATTATCCGTTATGTTACTATATTTATAACTATTATTCAAGCAGTTGGAGTGAGTATAGGTTTAAATAGTATGCCAAGTAGAAGCGGTGCTAGTGCTATAATGATAGATAATCTTAATTTATTTATAGTTATTTCGGCAATATCTATGCTTTGTGGAACAATGCTTTTAATGTGGATAGGTGAGAGGATTACTCAAAGCGGTATAGGAAATGGTATCAGTTTAATTATCTTTGCGGGTATTGTAAGCGGTATACCAACAGCTATTAAAGGAACTATAGATCTTGTAAATAATGGAGCGTTAAATTTCCTTGTAGTTCTTGCTATACTTGTGATAATAATATTTACAGTAGGTTTTATACTTTACATAGAACTTGGCGAAAGACGCATACCAATAAGCTATTCAAGAAAAGTTATAATGCAAAATCAGCATAAACGAATAATGAATTATATTCCTATAAAGATAAATTTAAGTGGAGTTATACCTCCTATTTTTGCAAGTGCTGTTTTGATGTTTCCAGGAACTATTTTTCAAGCAAGTACAAATCCTTACTTGCAGAAGATAAATGACTTTTTAAATCCAAGTGGATATTTTTTTCATATTCTCACATTTTTATTTATAATATTTTTTGCATATTTTTACGCATCAATTACATTTAATTCAAAAGATATTAGTGAAAATTTAAAAAGGCAAGGTGGATTTATACCAGGCGTTAGACCGGGGGAGAGTACCGCAAAATATCTTAATGAAGTAGCCAGTAGATTAACTTTTACAGGTTCTATTTATCTTGGTCTGATATCTACAATTCCTTGGTTATTGGTTAAATTTATGGGAGTGCCATTTTATTTTGGAGGAACATCCGTTCTTATTGTTGTTCAAGTTGCACTTGATACAATGAGAAAAATAGAAGCACAAAGATATATGAATAAATATCAAACTTTAAGTGCAGTAGGTTTATAA
- a CDS encoding 50S ribosomal protein L23, which translates to MADITDIKTIIYTEKTLSLQENGVVVIQTSPKMTKNGLKAVLKEYFGITPLRVNSLRLDGKVKKFRGRTGVRNDIKKFYVKLPEGVSLENMEA; encoded by the coding sequence ATGGCAGATATAACAGATATAAAAACAATTATTTATACAGAAAAAACTCTCTCACTTCAAGAAAATGGTGTTGTTGTTATTCAAACTTCACCTAAAATGACTAAAAATGGTTTAAAGGCTGTTTTGAAAGAGTATTTTGGGATTACGCCACTTAGAGTTAATTCCCTAAGACTTGATGGCAAAGTTAAGAAATTTAGAGGAAGAACTGGTGTTAGAAATGACATCAAGAAATTTTATGTCAAGTTGCCTGAAGGCGTAAGTCTTGAAAATATGGAGGCGTAA